In Colletotrichum lupini chromosome 6, complete sequence, a single window of DNA contains:
- a CDS encoding proteasome component ECM29, whose amino-acid sequence MGRALALNTTRNQNRTFVSVSESLENISGVYSLNRFRSKHWPHCGGGKLPPPTVSPPVPFRFLWNFWNHSDTKLNQLRQPEATSTLPTAHVRYIYIFFKMSGESPEAKEKRLVGTVQIRLLEASNNETKLNELLGKYLCALLLKAKSDYPAVITFAGKLKGLIIHPSIILPVEKLIDQYQEVDSPILRVLDISFIQHSILRLDDYERRHLFPKVAKGISSPNHAATQSSMFNVLLKIIPDIQVPSRGSEEDAVLREASGLSKDADALFVARWLGKVLLLRIPGGSNPTRQDFERMNPALLAADLDFLKPEQRDTAAAFQNMQALRRKIAQLLASGAFKDEERLLPALSAAASPDYQVSQAGEDILKRITIDFEKASVIEELYNAHARLPAPHRIKILPLLSKSKLATTMQDNIMNVVTLDFGTETSSIAPAHLQAASGLERTRLHKALFYFLNWCANIGPTQAPFTIGPKLIDKMRTYVEDQGWPVSRTLTADEEKLRSMAYDLLGVLGAGSASSTQDKLHLVGWLFRSMSEDPTVEAVSAIEGSLSGLTRSFDPKTVSGDGRGSGMISLISLLLHYMNLPEENPAVRSARFSAVKWANQTIASWDVRGRWIDILAIAGRKSERTEVVEEGRKGLDPWTYRDAEAHKMPDWIQLMTYFFCDKISDEISSDEWSSSAPPKLDFDDDRTMQNFQGEKMMAYSVAVEYVKRALFVAALPDFPLVPDWSSQLDTLVRNDVKTRETIRAYFRSVEPEYIGLFIKICFDGVRYLKNLDGTDRVVESCLKSMVDVASLAPAGTINYIAPSAWVLQKCIASNNRHTRAAAAQAVGILLPHPLNKVDLAIPEAAPHQTRNENVQKFLRDLKAMIWGWEKHVGAVANGVEGALQAFGHIFSRAVYYGLPIPIDVHLPARMLMDKSRHGPTLENAILECYGELWTAGLSQYIPDNVNNLTADYVIERLTENANAGSDKSIFALGRLALAFNEPNEEATPEDGLLYPSSKTSGIDSVLKSLFGLHARKETEIQFTVGEAITAAIACWESDFVKLSMNVDCTDGPWRKGKRSQRITAVLDKLFRDCKTTKPSLLKASGIWLFCVVQYCGHLDEVQSRLREAQAAFMRLLSARDELVQETASRGLSLVYEKGDEGLKQDLVKDLVSAFTGNTTQIKVEDETELFEPGALPTGEGKSVTSYKDIVSLANEVGDQSLVYKFMSLATNAATWSTRSAFGRFGLSNILSESEVDPKLYPKLFRYRFDPNSNVQRSMDDIWKALVKNPNETIGEHFDAIMQDLLKNVLGKEWRVRQASCGAISDLISGQPFHKYEKYYAEIWTAALKVLDDVKGSVRESALKLCMGLTNTIVRQLEEGGSSSSAQAMLKQALRFLLSPSGLESGVDEVKMFSLKTIIDITKKGGPNLKPFIVDFIPPLLGLHSTIEPEQINYAYQKVSEDSRDQLDKLRARWVNQSPISEAIDNCLRQLDAEGMKQLAPKLEEIIKTAIGMPTKIACARLIGDLVMRHAVDFKPVSPKFMQIMEKQALDRNDEVSKGYARAAGYLMRIVPDASKERLVDKFTEFYFASEDEARRAKVSDVVLGVSKLAPDHFNALAAKFIPFTYMGMHDTDEYTRKCFDEVWNQHGGSSRTVARYVPEIVGFIKRGLEAPRWNLQHTAAFSIASMIKAVVASSDATGGQMSEANLKLIWPVLDKALALKTFPGKEKVLESFPQFVGKGKALWQNDSTIAAQQQKIAIREAKRNNEDYRPLAFKALWQFAEQRDDLDLLETISTIVSGPLDDFIDEDRMDVDSSGDATRKAAVNGIETVARGYNRKEIKENPSAVLKKIFELLKTYLDNAKFEGIKREVWYESVRDLMEAAPAPASSTPASNEKEVALAYLRSLDPESVDNGTEAQRTMRALAIGGVFKAIQRGVFGEGAAAAEERKSFVEMVKKALGAERSLEVQKHLKEILAELEKEADVFGREAAGYGSRAFLSTFDFAETIHRSKVGYVYIDGTGSELQARGYLSSPGAAASKPEYPFLEMAKPEAEAISSYLDVDRNGSPRQDESRDGPVHIVRARKKQAAILCVGCSSRQTSLCVAEYKPQGQPHEIEHLGGRGAVNHLIASTFHHFSETAQSRKDGSEARPAQHLPCASTRACTHLPLHAPGQARNTIPSSDQWRRKPTKPALPFLSQQEAEPEAIDFLSSCSFGNRRGLLHLTGPDNLDPKTNAPDGDLQLPLRPVPDSSTFGSRWGREKKQNIFRLIAGRYQLLKDISRSHARSQTLFSDLNSQAHTFAMDEDISNFVAITAASPEAARGFLEMTNNNLEQAIQLFFENPDIQSSFNQPSATSSTAPPVPSSTRPNVGRQDERGVIHIDSDDDGDTAMTVDDMDDNFGHDDSEIAANEQVAAIARSAQEEEDAAMAKRLQEELYGGGPGGGGGGAGIGGGQDDVRSPIARTTETLVGGYDGDDGMDMDTIIRAQMRQREAARAARAGGGNPFAHNLSIWDDDSPAAAQPAQPAATEGGTRAQRLAELFRPPYDIMSRLEWDEARQEGKDEKKWILVNLQDMSDFNCQALNRDIWKDAAIRRLLDDAFIFLQYDKDAMAAQQYINFYFHGTGHENPDNYPHVAIIDPRTGEQVKVWSGRPFPSASDFHAQLAEFLDRYSLAANSKNPVVDQAAPRPKTVDVDRMTEDEMLEMALQNSLAASNGGSSSSSKPKTSVFDPDALTKSDSSSGRGQGISPVEEAAGGITPPAEPAAAQSAWARIAGDKPHTEPENNPATTTRIQFRHPTGRVIRRFNLEDPVRRIYEWLKAEPLEGKEGIEVELKRMPQGQDLSDGLDTTIMEAGLKNGTVMIEFIED is encoded by the exons ATGGGGAGAGCTCTCGCCTT AAATACAACCAGAAACCAAAATAGGACG TTTGTTTCTGTCTCGGAGTCTCTCGAAAACATCTCCGGCGTTTACTCGCTAAACCGATTTCGGAGCAAACATTGGCCACATTGTGGCGGAGGTAAGTTGCCGCCCCCAACTGTTTCTCCCCCTGTTCCGTTCCGTTTTCTGTGGAATTTCTGGAACCACTCGGACACCAAGCTTAATCAGCTCAGGCAACCGGAAGCAACGTCGACTCTTCCCACAGCACACGTCAGGTACATTTACAT CTTCTTCAAGATGTCTGGCGAATCTCCCGAGGCTAAGGAGAAGCGCCTCGTGGGGACTGTCCAGATTCGGCTTCTCGAGGCGTCAAACAACGAGACCAAGTTGAATGAGTTGTTGGGCAAGTACCTGTGCGCGCTGCTACTTAAGGCCAAGAGTGACTATCCTGCA GTGATCACATTTGCCGGCAAACTCAAAGGCCTGATCATACACCCGAG CATCATTCTTCCGGTGGAGAAGCTCATCGACCAATATCAAGAGGTCGACTCACCTATTCTTCGCGTCTTAGATATTTCCTTCATCCAGCATAGCATTCTGCGTCTGGATGATTACGAAAGACGTCATCTATTCCCCAAAGTGGCAAAGGGCATTTCATCGCCCAACCATGCCGCCACCCAATCATCCATGTTCAATGTTCTCTTGAAGATCATTCCCGATATCCAGGTACCATCACGCGGCAGCGAAGAAGACGCGGTCTTGAGAGAAGCTAGCGGTCTTTCAAAAGATGCAGACGCCCTCTTCGTCGCAAGATGGCTGGGTAAGGTGTTACTCCTCAGGATCCCAGGTGGCTCGAACCCAACTCGACAAGATTTTGAGAGGATGAACCCGGCCCTGCTTGCAGCGGACCTGGACTTCCTGAAGCCGGAGCAGCGCGATACCGCAGCTGCATTCCAGAATATGCAGGCCCTCCGGCGCAAGATTGCTCAGCTCTTGGCTAGCGGTGCTTTCAAAGATGAGGAAAGACTCTTGCCTGCGCTATCTGCTGCAGCGAGCCCCGACTATCAAGTCTCACAGGCCGGGGAAGACATCTTGAAAAGAATCACAATCGACTTCGAGAAGGCGTCGGTTATTGAGGAGTTGTATAATGCACACGCCCGACTTCCTGCGCCCCACAGAATCAAGATTCTCCCTCTGCTTTCGAAATCGAAGCTTGCCACGACAATGCAGGATAATATCATGAACGTCGTGACGCTCGACTTTGGTACAGAGACTTCATCCATTGCACCAGCTCATTTACAAGCAGCAAGTGGCCTGGAGCGTACCAGACTTCACAAAGCTCTGTTTTATTTCCTCAACTGGTGCGCCAACATCGGACCTACTCAGGCCCCCTTCACCATCGGTCCTAAGTTGATCGACAAGATGCGGACTTACGTGGAAGACCAGGGCTGGCCTGTTTCACGGACACTGACGGCAGACGAAGAGAAGCTTCGGTCTATGGCCTACGACTTACTTGGTGTTCTTGGCGCGGGAAGTGCATCCAGCACACAGGACAAACTGCATCTCGTCGGTTGGCTCTTTAGATCCATGTCCGAGGACCCTACCGTGGAGGCGGTCTCTGCCATTGAGGGCTCACTTTCGGGACTGACCAGAAGCTTCGACCCAAAGACAGTCAGCGGCGACGGTCGCGGCAGTGGTATGATTAGCCTCATCTCTCTCCTCCTGCACTACATGAATCTCCCCGAGGAGAACCCTGCCGTGCGAAGTGCAAGATTCTCAGCGGTCAAGTGGGCGAACCAGACCATCGCATCATGGGATGTGCGAGGCAGATGGATCGATATCCTGGCCATAGCCGGCCGCAAGTCAGAGCGCACAGAGGTCGTCGAGGAAGGCAGAAAGGGCTTGGATCCCTGGACGTACAGAGACGCCGAGGCGCACAAGATGCCGGATTGGATCCAACTCATGACGTACTTCTTCTGCGACAAGATATCTGACGAAATCTCAAGTGACGAGTGGAGCAGCTCAGCGCCTCCCAAGCTTGACTTCGATGATGACCGTACGATGCAGAACTTTCAAGGCGAAAAGATGATGGCTTACTCTGTTGCCGTCGAGTATGTCAAGAGGGCCCTGTTCGTCGCCGCGCTTCCAGACTTTCCTTTGGTCCCTGATTGGAGTTCCCAGCTCGACACTCTTGTTCGGAACGACGTCAAGACCCGGGAAACCATCAGAGCCTACTTCCGTTCCGTTGAGCCGGAGTACATTGGCCTGTTCATCAAGATCTGCTTCGATGGTGTTCGTTACCTGAAGAACCTGGATGGAACCGATCGCGTCGTTGAGAGCTGCCTGAAGTCCATGGTTGATGTCGCATCACTCGCCCCCGCTGGCACTATCAACTACATTGCCCCCTCAGCATGGGTTCTGCAGAAGTGCATCGCATCAAACAACAGACACACCCGTGCTGCCGCCGCACAAGCCGTCGGAATTCTCCTTCCTCACCCCCTTAATAAGGTGGACCTGGCGATTCCCGAGGCGGCTCCCCACCAGACGAGGAACGAGAACGTTCAGAAGTTCCTGAGAGATCTCAAGGCTATGATTTGGGGATGGGAAAAGCATGTTGGAGCAGTCGCCAATGGTGTCGAGGGAGCCCTGCAGGCATTCGGCCACATCTTTTCGAGGGCCGTGTACTATGGTCTTCCTATCCCGATCGACGTTCATCTTCCAGCAAGGATGCTCATGGACAAATCGCGCCATGGCCCAACGTTGGAGAATGCTATTCTCGAATGTTACGGAGAACTTTGGACCGCGGGACTTTCCCAGTATATTCCGGACAATGTTAACAACCTTACGGCGGATTATGTGATTGAGAGACTCACGGAGAATGCAAATGCAGGAAGCGACAAGTCCATCTTTGCACTCGGCCGCCTTGCCTTGGCGTTCAACGAGCCGAATGAAGAGGCCACCCCCGAAGACGGCCTGCTGTACCCGTCTAGCAAGACTTCAGGCATCGATAGCGTCCTAAAGAGCCTTTTCGGACTTCACGCGAGAAAAGAGACCGAGATCCAGTTCACTGTCGGCGAGGCCATCACTGCCGCTATCGCCTGCTGGGAGTCTGACTTTGTCAAGCTCTCCATGAATGTCGACTGCACCGACGGTCCCTGGAGAAAGGGCAAGCGCAGCCAGAGAATCACCGCCGTGCTCGACAAGCTGTTCCGCGACTGCAAGACGACAAAACCCAGCTTGCTTAAGGCCTCTGGCATCTGGCTCTTCTGCGTCGTTCAGTACTGCGGACATCTCGACGAGGTCCAGTCACGTCTTCGAGAGGCCCAGGCCGCATTCATGAGATTGCTCAGTGCGCGTGACGAGTTGGTGCAGGAGACGGCCTCCCGGGGTCTGTCACTGGTGTATGAGAAGGGCGACGAAGGATTGAAGCAGGATCTTGTCAAGGACTTGGTCTCGGCCTTTACTGGGAACACCACGCAGATCAAGGTTGAGGATGAGACGGAGTTGTTCGAGCCCGGCGCTTTGCCTACGGGCGAGGGCAAGTCGGTCACGTCCTACAAGGATATTGTCAGTTTGGCGAACGAAGTCGGTGACCAGAGTCTCGTCTATAAGTTCATGTCTCTTGCGACGAACGCCGCGACCTGGTCTACGAGATCTGCCTTTGGCCGCTTTGGTCTCAGCAATATCCTCTCCGAGTCAGAGGTCGACCCTAAGCTTTACCCTAAGCTGTTCCGTTACCGCTTCGACCCGAACTCCAACGTTCAACGATCCATGGACGACATCTGGAAGGCGTTGGTCAAGAACCCGAATGAAACGATTGGCGAGCACTTCGACGCCATCATGCAGGACCTCCTGAAGAACGTCCTCGGCAAGGAGTGGCGCGTCCGACAGGCCAGCTGTGGTGCCATCTCCGACCTGATTTCCGGACAGCCCTTCCACAAGTATGAAAAGTACTATGCCGAGATCTGGACTGCGGCACTGAAGGTGCTTGACGATGTCAAGGGATCTGTCAGAGAATCTGCCCTCAAGCTGTGCATGGGTCTGACCAACACTATTGTCCGTCAACTCGAAGAGGGTGGGTCTTCGTCGTCAGCGCAGGCTATGCTGAAGCAAGCTCTTCGTTTCCTCCTCTCGCCCAGCGGTCTCGAGAGCGGTGTCGACGAAGTCAAGATGTTTTCGCTCAAGACGATTATTGACATCACTAAGAAGGGCGGCCCTAATCTGAAGCCCTTCATTGTCGACTTCATCCCTCCTCTTCTGGGTCTTCATAGCACAATCGAGCCAGAGCAGATCAATTACGCTTACCAGAAGGTTAGCGAGGACTCCCGTGACCAGCTTGATAAGCTCAGAGCAAGATGGGTCAACCAATCGCCAATCTCGGAAGCCATCGACAACTGCCTTCGGCAGCTTGACGCCGAGGGGATGAAGCAGCTTGCGCCGAAGCTCGAGGAGATTATCAAGACCGCCATCGGCATGCCGACCAAGATTGCATGTGCTAGACTGATTGGCGATCTCGTCATGCGCCACGCCGTCGACTTCAAGCCGGTATCACCAAAGTTCATGCAGATTATGGAGAAGCAAGCACTCGACCGCAACGACGAAGTCAGCAAGGGCTACGCCAGAGCCGCGGGATACCTGATGCGCATCGTTCCCGACGCATCCAAGGAGCGCCTCGTCGATAAGTTTACCGAATTCTACTTTGCCAGCGAAGACGAGGCCCGCCGCGCCAAGGTATCCGACGTTGTTCTCGGCGTGTCCAAGCTGGCCCCTGACCACTTCAACGCCCTGGCGGCCAAGTTCATCCCGTTCACCTACATGGGAATGCACGACACGGACGAGTATACCCGAAAGTGCTTCGACGAAGTCTGGAACCAGCACGGCGGCAGCTCTCGCACCGTCGCGCGCTACGTTCCCGAGATTGTAGGCTTCATCAAGAGAGGCCTCGAGGCGCCGCGATGGAATCTTCAGCATACCGCCGCCTTCAGCATCGCGAGCATGATCAAGGCTGTTGTTGCCTCCAGCGATGCCACTGGCGGACAAATGTCCGAGGCAAACCTGAAGCTCATCTGGCCCGTTCTTGACAAGGCGCTCGCGCTCAAGACCTTCCCCGGAAAGGAGAAGGTTCTCGAGTCCTTCCCCCAGTTCGTCGGCAAGGGCAAAGCTCTCTGGCAGAACGACTCGACCATCGCCGCACAGCAGCAAAAGATTGCGATCCGCGAGGCGAAAAGAAACAACGAGGACTACCGCCCGCTCGCCTTCAAGGCTCTCTGGCAATTTGCAGAGCAGCGCGACGACTTGGACCTTCTCGAGACCATCTCCACCATTGTGAGCGGGCCTCTGGACGACTTCATTGACGAGGACCGGATGGATGTCGACAGCTCCGGCGACGCGACTCGCAAGGCGGCCGTCAACGGCATTGAGACTGTCGCGCGGGGCTACAACCGCAAGGAGATCAAGGAGAACCCCAGCGCCGTGCTCAAGAAGATCTTTGAGCTTCTCAAGACGTACCTCGACAACGCCAAGTTCGAGGGCATCAAGCGAGAGGTGTGGTACGAGTCCGTCAGAGACCTGATGGAGGCTGCGCCTGCCCCTGCCTCCAGCACCCCTGCCAGCAACGAGAAGGAGGTCGCTCTGGCCTATCTCCGCAGCCTGGATCCCGAGTCCGTCGACAACGGCACCGAGGCCCAGCGTACGATGCGGGCCCTCGCTATTGGCGGAGTATTCAAGGCCATTCAGCGCGGGGTGTTTGGGGAgggagcggcggcggcggaggagagGAAGAGCTTTGTGGAGATGGTGAAGAAGGCTTTGGGGGCTGAGAGGTCTCTTGAGGTGCAGAAGCACCTCAAGGAGATCCTCGCGGAGTTGGAGAA GGAAGCTGATGTTTTTGGCCGCGAGGCGGCAGGATATGGCTCGCGGG CCTTCCTCTCAACGTTTGATTTCGCAGAAACAATTCATCGAT CTAAGGTTGGTTACGTATATATTGATGGCACCGGCTCGGAGTTGCAAGCTAGGGGATACCTGTCCAGTCCCGGTGCTGCTGCCTCGAAGCCTGA ATATCCGTTTCTTGAGATGGCAAAACCGGAAGCAGAAGCTATATCTTCATATCTTGATGTAGATAGAAATGGCAGTCCAAGGCAGGATGAATCTAGAGACGGGCCTGTGCATATAGTCAGAGCAAGAAAGAAGCAGGCTGCAATACTCTGCGTGGGGTGCTCTTCAAGACAAACATCTTTGTGTGTGGCTGAGTACAAGCCACAAGGTCAGCCACACGAGATTGAGCACCTTGGTGGCCGTGGCGCAGTAAATCACCTCATCGCATCAACATTCCACCATTTCTCCGAGACAGCCCAGAGCAGGAAGGATGGCTCCGAGGCTCGACCGGCG CAGCACCTGCCCTGCGCTTCCACCCGTGCCTGCACTCATTTGCCTTTACACGCGCCGGGACAAGCCCGCAACACCATCCCGTCCTCAGATCAGTGGCGGCGCAAACCAACCAAACCAGCCTTGCCTTTCCTCTCCCAACAAGAAGCTGAACCTGAAGCTATCGACTTTCTTTCAAGTTGCTCGTTCGGAAACCGCCGTGGACTTCTTCACTTGACGGGGCCAGACAATTTAGACCCAAAGACCAACGCGCCCGACGGTGACCTGCAGCTACCCCTCCGCCCCGTGCCAGACTCCAGCACCTTCGGTTCAAGGTGGGGCAGAG AAAAAAAACAGAATATCTTTCGACTCATTGCTGGCCGGTACCAACTGCTGAAGGACATCTCACGAAGCCACGCACGAAGCCAAACTCTTTTCAGCGACCTTAACAGTCAAGCGCACACCTTCGCCATGGACGAGGATATCTCCAACTTCGTCGCCATCACGGCAGCTAGCCCGGAGGCCGCTCGCGGCTTCCTGGAGATGACCAACAACAATCTGGAGCAGGCTATTCAGCTTTTCTTCGAGAACCCCGACATTCAGAGTAGTTTCAACCAGCCGTCCGCCACCTCCTCGACAGCGCCGCCAGTGCCCTCGAGCACCCGACCGAATGTTGGACGGCAGGACGAGCGCGGGGTCATTCACATAGATAGTGATGACGATGGCGATACGGCCATGACGGTGGACGATATGGACGATAACTTTGGACACGACGACTCCGAGATTGCGGCAAACGAACAGGTGGCGGCCATTGCCCGAAGCGcccaagaggaagaggatgcCGCCATGGCCAAGAGATTACAAGAGGAACTTTACGGCGGTGGTCctggaggtggtggtggcggcgcTGGAATTGGCGGCGGTCAGGATGATGTCAGATCACCCATCGCCAGAACCACCGAGACGCTGGTTGGAGGCTACGACGGTGACGATGGTATGGACATGGACACCATCATCCGGGCACAAATGAGACAGAGAGAAGCCGCCAGGGCAGCTCGAG CTGGTGGTGGAAACCCCTTTGCTCATAACCTGTCCATCTGGGATGATGACAGCCCAGCTGCCGCCCAGCCCGCCCAACCCGCTGCAACGGAAGGCGGCACGCGAGCCCAGAGACTGGCAGAGCTGTTCCGGCCGCCCTACGACATTATGTCCAGACTGGAATGGGACGAGGCGAGACAGGAGGGCAAGGACGAGAAGAAGTGGATTCTGGTTAACCTCCAGGATATGAGCGACTTCAACTGCCAAGCCTTGAATCGGGATATTTGGAAAGATGCGGCTATCAGGAGGCTATTGGATGATGCCTTCATCTTCCTGCAGTATGACAAGGACGCCATGGCGGCACAGCAGTACATCAACTTTTACTTCCACGGCACCGGCCACGAGAACCCAGACAACTACCCGCATGTCGCTATCATCGATCCGAGAACAGGAGAGCAGGTCAAGGTTTGGAGTGGAAGACCGTTCCCCAGCGCATCTGACTTCCACGCGCAGCTGGCCGAATTCCTGGACCGCTATAGCTTGGCGGCGAACAGCAAGAACCCCGTAGTGGATCAAGCAGCGCCCCGCCCCAAGACCGTCGATGTCGACCGAATGACGGAGGATGAGATGCTGGAGATGGCATTGCAAAACAGCCTTGCAGCGTCCAACGGCggtagcagcagcagctccaAGCCTAAGACGAGCGTGTTCGATCCTGATGCGCTGACCAAGTCGGACTCATCCAGTGGCCGAGGCCAGGGCATTTCTCCAGTCGAGGAGGCGGCAGGCGGCATTACTCCCCCTGCTGAGCCGGCAGCGGCGCAGAGCGCCTGGGCCCGGATTGCGGGTGACAAGCCGCACACGGAGCCAGAGAACAACCCGGCAACGACGACAAGGATACAATTCCGACACCCTACTGGACGTGTTATCCGTCGATTCAACCTGGAGGACCCGGTCAGACGCATCTATGAGTGGCTCAAGGCGGAGCCCCTCGAGGGCAAGGAAGGGATTGAGGTTGAATTGAAGCGTATGCCGCAGGGCCAGGACTTGAGTGACGGGTTGGACACGACTATCATGGAGGCTGGGCTCAAGAACGGCACCGTCATGATTGAGTTCATTGAGGACTAG